The DNA sequence TATTCCTGAGGCTCTGACCTGGGTCCTGATGGAGTCATTGCAGTGAAGCTGTGGCTGCTCTGTGGGCTCCTGTGTGTGCTGGCTGCGCCCTGAGCTCCAAACCAGCTGCCCATCAGCTCTCTGCTGAGGTCAGGACCCCGGGCCTTCTCCAGGAGGGCAGTTGTGAGCACCCCTCCGACCAGGTCTCCTGCTGGCTTTCTCTTCAGCAGGCAGATGGGTTCCCCAGCTTAGCCCCGCAGAACTGTGAGACGTCCAGGGGTGTCCCTCAGTGCACTTAGTGCTGTTACTAAACCCCAGATGCCACGTGGGTGTGTACTCTAGACCGTGtgcgtgtttgtgtttgtgtgtgtgtggtatttggtGTGTACATGGGGCGGGGGCTGGGggttctgtttcattttaaagtgGGTTCATTACTGTCACTCGACACTACCCTCCACActttcttgtctgtttcctgatttttttttccaccttggTTGCCGCTCTGTGAACTCTGCTTTGCTTCACCGTTCATTCACCGCTGCTgctgcctgtttgtttttcttttccttgttttcgTCTTCTACTTGATTTTCTACTCTTTGTGATTGGTGAGGACTTTGCCTCCTTCTCTGCCACGCCCTCTGGCCTTCCCTGCTTAGATGCTAGTTCCAAGTAGGTTTTGTACATTGCTTGGTCCACTCCTCCACCCCCTACCCCAGCATCTGTTTTTCTCAGCCTCCTAGGACCAACCTGAGGCTGAGCAGGCTGAAGCAGCCTATGATGTTGCCTTGGTGCTGCTCCAGATATGTCCAGCAGGGGGCAGTAACATCTTGTAACATCTCTGGCTCCAGGGGGAAGGGGCTTTCTACATTCCCATTCACTTGAcatctttgggggtggggttccATTCCATTTCTGTAAACTCCCTCTCCTGCTTTTATCAAGTTGGTTTAATTTTTGATCTTCGTTGTTCCAGCTTTCTTCCTGGGGattccccttccctccacctccagCGTTTGTGGTGTTACAGTGGTTTCTACAGTTCGaaagtgggtttttctttttcctttctctggaatGTAGACTGTGTATGGTTAACAACTCACCTTCTCTATCCTTGCTCAAAAATGTGGGCTAATGCAATGGCTGTGACCCTGGTTGGAAATTAAACTTGTCTCATGCAGCTCTGGAGGAGCCCTTCATGCTGTGTAGCAGCCACGCGGCAGCGGGGACATCTGTTTCTGTCCCCTTCCACACTGTTCTCTCTCTGCAGCGGTGGGAGGACGTGCTTCAGTGGGTGGAGAATAAGTCACGGAGGAACTTAGGTTTATTGGGAACACTGATTGTGAGTCCTTCTTCCCGTCACACCCAGAAGGAAATGCAGTGAGTCAGGCAGCAGAGCGTGAGCTGGGACGGATAGCCTCGTGAAGTGCACACTCCTGAGTGGGCTGTGTCACCACCTGTTGACAGACCACAGGGCAGCGCCTCTCAGCCTGTGGGGGTCGagtgatcctttcacaggggctgAGTATCTGATACCCtgcttaaatatttatatcatgattcattacagttatgaagtagcaacaaaaataatttttatgcttgggggttaccacaacttgagggactgtattaaaggaccGTAGCTGTAGGAGGGGTGAGAAGCATTGCTTTAGAGACTAAAGCAATTGAAGGGCCCAGAACATGGAGGCCCCTTATTTCTTCTAAATTACTCTTTCCAGCCCTGAAGATTAGGTGACTGTAGTCTGATTATGGCCACCCCGTGCTTAGACTGGCTTCTTATCACCCATCTAGACCTGGATTTGGGAAGTGAGTAAGCACAGGGCAAACATCTGGGCGGTGTAAGCATGGTCTGTTTCTCAGTGCAGTGGCACTGCACAGCTGTGCCTGGGGTGTGTGGTTTCCCATCCCCAGTGCTGAGCTCATCCAGAAACCCCACAGATGTCCTGAGGGAAGCACCTTTCCCGTGAAGCTTACACTCCCTTCCACTTCTGTCTCCCTCCGCTGCTGTCACTGGCCAACTCCACACAGAACAGGGACGGTGAGCAGGGGTGCCCCTCCCTCTTGCTCCTTGCTTCAGTGCTGACTTTGAGTCCCACATACTATGAAGTTCTAAATGTATactcagtttcttctccatttctctaCTTGCTagttttccttccatcctttctcttGTTGCTGAGTCATCACCCTCAAGAATCAGTGCTTTTTGCCCATGTCTCTGGCTTCCAAACCACCGAGCTACACAACCCTTCACCAACCCTGTGTCTTTAAGCATTGCTTACTTTCCTtgctccaggctccctcagctcGTAAGTTAGGAACATCTTTCTCAagtgcttgtttatttattaataaatagatCACTTTCTgaactgcattttcttttccttttttattttggtttttgagacagggtttctgtgtaaccttggctttcctggaaactcgctctgtaggtcagactggcctacaactcacagagagccacctgtctctgtctcctgaatgctgaggttaAAATCATGGTCACCACAGTGTGGCTTGCTGACTTCACATTTGTAaccctcctcctgcctttgttCCCCAACGGCTGGATTCCCAGCGTGTGCCTGTGAGCCTAGCCTCAGCGGTAATTTTTCATAGGATAGTAATAAtagaagctgggtgtgggggtgcttgcctgtagtcccagcacgcagaaagcagagggaggaggatctctgaaagtttgagggcagcctggtctatgtttGTCTtgtcccccctctcctccctcaaaAAAGTAAATACTAAAAAGCAGTTCAGTTGAACGACATACTTGGTGATACCAGAAAAACTTGGAGAAGCGGGTTCTTTCCTGTCCCGTAATCACTCAGACTCAAGGGAGGTAGAGGAGCCCTCTTGCTCTTGCCCAACCTATCAGCTCTGAGGGGATACAGGGTGAGGGGAGGGAACCTCAGGCCAGATAGTCTCCCATGGCTTGTATGTTCATAATCTGGCAAAGGACCTAGACCCAAGTGATACTACTTCAGAACAATCTGGGTAAGGCAGCTTCCAAAATGAATTTGGAGGAATGGGCTTAGACCAGCCTGGGTGGGGTGAAAGGCAGAGCTGTCCCCTTCACAGGGATGTGTTTCTTATCCTTGTGGTGTAGTGCTTGAAGTTTGTGGGGGCTGCTGCATCTACCTCCAGTTCAAGCACACACGTTCAGTTAGATTAGAGAGTGAGCAgaaatgtcttcctttctctgtgttacGGTGTTTGTTTAAGATGAGTTAAACCACTGTATTCAGGGGAGCTGGACGTCTACTTGAGGAAGCTCTGGAATCTTTTGAAATCTAGGGACTGGCCAAGGAGGATGCCCCTCCTTTCCTGCTGGTCATCACAGGGCAGGCTGTCATAGCACTGAGCACCATCTTTGGTTCACTCTCTAACATGGTAGCTGGAGAGGTCACTGGTCACTGGGGAATGGCAGGAGCCAAATACTTTCCTTCCTCCGCAGTTTTTCTAACTGGGTTTCCTGACCCTAATTGCTGGAAGGGGTGAGAATGACCCTGAGTTCATGAGAGGTGCAGAGAGGGGTAGGGCCAAGGAAGTGGAAACCTTGAACATGGTAACGGCAGTGAGGGTCTGGACGGTTGCCTGGGAAAGCTGGAAGGTAAGTGCTTGTGTGTGTCACCCTGGGCTTCTAAGCTGGTTGTGAGAGTGAAGGTGAAATGGCTGTACCCTGTGTGTGGACCGAGCTTCCTCCCACTCAGCCCTCATAGGCCTCCTTCCTGAGAGCTAGCTGGTAGGACAGGCAGAAGGTTTTGAACTGCTTTTacctgtgcccctccccccactcctccattCTGTTTATTTTGGACAGAGCTGGGTGTAGCTTACTGATTGGTCACTTGCTAAGCGGCCCTGGATTTAATCCCTGGTGCTGCAGACGATCAACAACCATCTTGGCAAGGACTGTCCTAGGTCAGGGTCGAATACAGGCACTTAAGGGTTAGAAGACTGAGCTTGTGGGCAGAAATTTACTCTGGTTTCCAAATGCAGCATAAACGACCGTACTGCTACAGGTTGCAGGTAAGGGGGAATACGTGTTCTGACTTGGTCATCCTTGCATGGATGAGGGATGGAGAGTGCTCCACAGGGTCTGGGTATGACCATCACTCTTGGATGGTTCTGCGTATAAACCGTACCTAAAGGGCCAGTAGAGCATGCGCTTCGGAGGTTCCATCCACAGCACCAGAAAAAACAACACAGTAAGGATGTGATTCAGTCCCCAGTGTCAGAGGGGCTGTGGGAAGCAGTGCCCTGCTTACACCTGGCTGCGGTGTGGGTGAGCTGAATGCCCAGCAGCAGAGGGAATTGTGGGAAGCAGTGCCCTGCTTACACCTGGCTGCGGTGTGGGTGAGCGGACTCTGGACACTTCAAGGCTCAGGCATTTCCCGGTGTGGTTTTCCACTAGGCAGCTTTCCTGCCTTTCTCAGAATCACAATTCAAGTTCCTTCTCAGTCCAACGGAAGTGATTCTTCCCTGACCCTTCCTGGGGTGTTGATTAAGTTGCCCTCAGTGGAgtatttttttgggggtggtgcAGGTGGCAGGTTCTCATTCTTGggcctgctggcctggaacttgatccATAGAGTGTTTGTCTCTGCCAGTCTCTTCAGAGATTCAAGGTGCATCACCTGTCCACGCCCCTCGGTGGGCTACTGCCttcgctccccctccccacctccctccaaccCTGTGCCTTACAGAGCCTTAGCACCTAGACAGCCTGTGTGCCCCTGCCCAGTGCTGTGCTGGACAGCTGTGCTCAGACACTGAGCCTTCCCCCTGTCTTCCACACTCAAGGTTCTCCTACTTTCCCTCCACTTGCCTGTCTACTTGGCTTTAGCTCCTCTGGCCGGTGCATTCCCTCCAGACATCCGGCCCTTTGCCTTTAACCCTCTTTTCTCACTTAGAAATCCatattaagccgggcggtggtggcgcatgcctttaatcccagcactcgggagacagaggcaggcggatctctgtgagttcgaggctagcctagtctacaagagctagttccaggacaggctccaaagccacagagaaaccctgtctcgaaaaaccaaaaaaaaaaaaaaaaaaaagaaatccatattAAGGGGCTAAGGACGTAGTTCAggtggtacagtgcttgcttgTTATAACCTACCTTACCCTAGATTAAACACTTAGTATAATCTTAGTACTTACAGGTGACAGCAAGAGgagctggagttcaaggtcagccttggtttCCTAAcagtttgagtccaacctgggcTCCAAAAAACAACCTGAGactcttaaaaagcaaaacaagtacTACTTTAAGATTTGGCTCAAGTCTCACTACAGAGTTCATGACCTTTTCAGGGTCTTTTTTAGTCTTCTACCAGGGCTCCATTGGCTTTGGTAGCAGTCGTGAAATAGCCTCTACAGGCTCTtaaatcagcagttctcaacctgtgtgttgtGGTAACTGCGTATCAGATATTaaagttaggaagtagcaatgaaatgattttatggtcgGAGtcacacaacatgaggagctgtgttaaaggttgcagcatcaggaagccTGAGAACCACCATCTTACAGTGATTCAGATCCTGTTCACTTGTGTATTTTATTCTTAGAACCAAGCAGTTCTTATTGTCAGTGGTCTAGATAGTACGTGCGCATGCACAGATATTGGGCATACATTTGGTAGGACAGCATGTTGTACCTGTTTCTTCGCTCTTCCCACTCCCATCAGAAAGCCTACCCATCTTCAACCAATTTTTGGTGCATCCTTTgggttccttttatttttattttttaagaggcAGAGTCTCAGCCAGGTGGGGCAGCATATGGCTTTTcccactcaagaggcagaggcagaggcaggcagatcgatgtggtttccaggccagccaggaccacatagtCTGTCTCACAGCAGAAACCCTAGCACTGCTGACACTGCCTCTTGGCAGGGTGCAGATCCACAGTGAATGGCTCACACTCCCGCTCAAAAGGGGGCAGGGCAGcaaagggaaatggaaggagggtcTTGTGTGTCCCAGCTGGCCTGTGAACTCAGGTAGCTGACGGTGACTTGGACTTCTAaacctgccccctcctcccaagtgctggcattacagctgtattgcctgccaccaagcccagtGACTGCAATGCtgttgaacccagggttttgtgcatacCAACCAAACACtactgagctgcagccccagcccagcCCTTGCTCTTTTTCTAAACGTGCACATATTTGGGGAGGAGTTAAAATACGAGTTCACATCACATGTGCTGTTTTACTTCGTAAATTGAAGCTTATATATTTGTCTTAGGAATTTTCAAAGTAGTTAGAGATTTCAGTGATTTTTCATCTAATAGTTcaacaatttattaaaaataaaacatttggctAGGTGTGGTTTGAATGTttgtaatgccagcatttgggaggtagagggactGGAGTTCAAGGCTAAGCTGGTGAGATGCCAGACCACCTGAGTTCTGCATGGGACCTGATGCAGTGGAACAGCGCTCCCTCCCCAAGTCTTCTGACGCCACACATACCGTGGCACCCACCTTTGTGTAAACACATGGCACGAGTACTTCTCCATACGTGTCGTGACACATGCCTGCCTGTGAACACGTGCTggaaataaatggatttttaaaagggGGTCTAAGGCAACTTTGCTTTGACGCCAGGTTACAAGAATCGGTTTGAAAAGTCAAAAAGCTTGTCCAGTGTCATGCAGCTGGTACCTAGGGGCTCTAGGCATGTCCTACTTTGTCCTTGTCGTCTGTGTGCTGACTCCTTGacggaagcaagagagagaagtcatgtacAGTAACTACATGGGAGAACACTTAAGACGCTTAACTAGGAGAGTTAGGACTTGGAAAGAGCTGACATCCTGGAGGGCCTAGAACAGGTAAGGGGGCACCGAGCTGAGAACACACAGAGTAGACTTGTCTGAAGCCAGACCATAGTCCAGAAGCAGGGAAATCTGATAACATTTAATATCCATTTATGTGTCAGGCAGGTTGTTCCAGGAGAGCCTTCAgaaagggcagggcaggaagggCAGGTAGTTCCAAATACGAGGAAGTGTGTGTTGGCTGAGGGGCTTGCCACACAGGTGCAGTTGTGTCTAATATCAGTGCTAAAGAGAAGCACGAACCAAGAAACGGCCTGAGCATGGTATGGAACAACCCCACGACAGCTTTGGAATGACCGGGATCTAGGTACCACAGCTTAAGTTTTCAGGAAGGGTTTGAATCATGAAAAGGGAGACTGGCAAGACCGCCTAAAATTACTAGAACCCCTTCTAAAAACTGAAGCCCTCGCACAAACACAAGACGGCAGCACGGTGCTGTTACGGAAAGGGTGTTgagggaaaacaggaaggaaaaggtcAGTGACTCCAGGACAGAGCCTTTCTGAACGTAACCGAGGGCAGAACAACCAGGAGAGGTGAAGAGTTGGCTGTCTTggacacctgcctctgccagcttAGGGGAGGGAACATATCTTAGAAGAAACGAGAACAAATGCAGTCTTGTGCTTGAATCCTGTCGGTCACCAGTTGGCATGATGACCTCCTTGGGCAGGTTCCTTagctgtaaaatgggaataattgTGCCTCCCGTGATTCGAAGGTTAGAGACTAACGCCCCCTTTACAGTGGGTAATGAAATGGCAAATAGGTGCTATCACATGACCCTCGTCATAGGACTGAAAGGCCAACAGATGGGTCAGAATTCGCAACCTCGGATCACAGCGTACGGGAATGCTGGCTTCTTCCCTCTAGGAGGTGGGGACAAGCAGGGGGAGGAGGAGCTCGCTCCTTGCGACCCGCCCATACCAGTCTGGCCTGGAGCTGAGGATCCTGGTCGCCTGCATGCGCACAGCCTGTCCTGGTGCCCCGGTACCCCAACCAGGTCTGGTCATGTCCCTGCGCCCCTTGCTCTGGCcgctccagctgctgctgctgctgctgctcaatGGGTCGGTGTGCCGAGCTGAGGCTGGGCCAGAAACCGAAAGTCCTGTCCGGACCCTCCAAGTGGAGACCCTGGTGAGGAGACTGCGGCGCCACCCCCCaaaccctccctctccccccgcTTCCCCGCCACCCTTCAAGGCTAAGGGATCGTGGGagagcacggggggggggggctctaaaTGAACCTGTGAACGAAGAGGAGAAGAAGTGATGGAACTGAGTTGGGGGAGAAGGTGCTGGGTCTCGATGTGGTAACAGGGTTTTAGGAGGAGCAGCTTTGACCCTTGTAGTCCGATCATAGGTACAGCCCCCAGAATCGTGTACAGAATCCGCTGCCTTTGGAGACACACTCCACATCCACTACACGGTGAGGGGCCTGGGGGGCCGGGGCGTGGTCTGGGAGGGGGCGGCGCCCGAATGAAACACGTCAGCTTTGGCTTGGACACGTGGCAAGCTGTGCGAGAGAACTTAGGGTCCGCTAGCACGTGGGGGCGGGAGTGGAAGGTGCCCttgcctgcttctttctcttccctgttttCCCGCCAGTTactttccagcactgagaagtgAAGGGTGGAGAGATCTCCAAGAAGTGTCGGCCCTTCGgggcttcctcttcctttttgctccatgagggtgggggtgggaagggggacAGGATGCAAAGCAGTTACGAGAGTGGCCGCCATCCCAGCAGGCGGTCCCACTGTGTGTGGCCTGCTGGGAGGATAGACGGGTCAGTTCTTGCTCTTTGTCTTTAGGGCAGCTTGGTAGACGGACGCATTATTGATACCTCCCTGTCTAGAGATCCTCTGGTGATAGAACTTGGCCAAAAGCAGGTGATTCCAGGTATGTCACCTGCGCCTTTGCTTTCTAACCTAAGCCCTTGCTTAGTGTCTTGAACGGCGGAGGTAAGCTGGAAAGGATCCTAGAATGGGTAAGACACTAAGAATCTTCAGCTACCTTGGGTTCAAAGTCTCTTCTTGACCCACACATCACTGGGGGCTAACAGTTTAAGAAGTGGAGTAAAGCTCGCTTGAGGAAGGGCAATGGGGtgtctttgattttcttcttggGTGGTGTGTAGCCTCCAGTTCAGTTGCGTCTTCTTCCTCAAGGTCTGGAGCAGAGCCTTCTGGACATGTGTGTGGGGTGAGTATCTGGACAGGGGCGGGCCTGACTGCCCCTTTCTCTGCCATCCCACGTCTCCAGGAGGAGGACATCATAGAATAAAGGGGTCCTGACTTCACACTGGACCCCTGAGGGCACCTGTCGGGTTTTGGGGGGAATGCAGTTGTGTAGGGTGATTGGTACCTTTACTGGTCAACCTGTTAGGTGGAAAAATTCACATTTTGATGCCACTATCTGAGGTGGGAGGAGCTTCTGGTGGTGCTGGGCCAAGGTTGCCAGCTCACCTCTCCTGCCTGCGGCTCGTTCCTTCCCTCAGAGAGAAGCGAAGAGCAGTCATCCCTTCTCACTTGGCCTATGGAAAGCGAGGGTACCCGCCAACCATCCCAGGTAATTGAGTAGGTCTTTTCTCCCGACCGTCAAGACGGAGCCCCGAGAGCCACGTGTACTGCTCTGTCTAGAACTTGAGAAAGTCCAGATCAAATTTGAGGAAAGAAGTAGCTGGGACCCTCTCCTTCTGACCCACCCAATCTCTCCAATAGAGGCTACAGACAATCTGTTAGGGCCACCTGGCTTGACTTTAGGCAGCTGGTGACCTTTGGCACCTTCTTGAGCCACGTGGGTCTTGCTGCCTACAATACTTATCCCAGAACactaaaacccaaaacaaaccaaagggtGACCTTCAGGGCCCTCACGTAGAGCGGGTAAGGAGGTGGCCCTGGTGGCTGGTTCCTAGAACTCACCTTCAGGTACTACTACTGATACTTGTTCTGAAGGGCGGAGATCAGACAGATTTTCCGATAGGTACCTCTTGCTTTGCATTGGAACATGTGCTCCACTAGGTAAAATGTGATCTGCTCcacagaatgcagaggcaggtggatctccgtgggtttgagccccagcctggtctacatagtgaattccaggacaactgaggctacagagtgagatccagtctcaaaaataaaacacatcaaaaaaaaaaaacaaactcttaGCAAAACTCTCCCCACTCCCATGTTGCTTGTTTGCTTCATCTGAAACTGTCTGACTCCTGTCCCCCTCAAACGCGTCCCTCCTGTTTTCCAGCCCTTCTTTGAAACTCCTCTAAGAATCGTATTGTTTGTGCTCATCAGTGGCTGGGATTTTTAAGGACATCTGCTTTTATTCCAGTTAATTATAGCTCTGCAAAACCCTATCCATGTGGCTATCTGGAAATGGGATCCATTTGGTACAGAGGAGTCTCAACACATGTAAATGCTCACTTGTGGGGCCAGACAGACACTCAGCcattaagagcgctggctgcacttgaggacccaggttcagttcccagcacccatgtggtggctcacttaaTCTGTAGTAGTTCCCGGGGAAAGTGACCCCCCTCTCCTTATgctacatggtgcacagacatacatcagGCAAGCTactcatatccataaaataaaatctttaaataacaAACTAATGCTCACTTGTAAATGTGAAAGAACCTGCAAGTTTCCCATGCACAGATTTCCTGTGCTGTCATTGATTCCGAGCCACATTTTAGTTGTAGTTAAGGTCAACACGAGTGTCCTCAGCCTGCTCCtagccctcttctgccttttctgagGGAGCCCAGCTCCACATTTCAGATTGCCAGAATCAGTTATTTTCTACAGCCTACCCTGATTTAATCCCAATTCAGAGCTCTGGATACATCACAGCAATTTTCCacaccctccctgcctctccagtggATGCAGTGGTGCAGCttccaacccctcccccacccccttcttcccCAGAGCATGCAGTGGTGCAGCTTCCAACTCCTCTCCCACCCTCTTCCCCAGTGGATGCAGTGGTGCAGCttccaacccctcccccacccccttcttcccCAGCGCATGCAGTGGTGCAGCTTCTAAtaccccctcctctgcctctccagcgGATGCAGTGGTCCAGTTTGATGTGGAGTTGATTGCATTGTTTCCAGCCAACTACTGGCAAAAGCTGCTGAAGCGCTTTTTGCCTCTGGTAGGCATAGCTATGGTGCCGGCACTCCTGGGTCTGATCGGGTATCACCTATACAGAAAGGCCAGCAGACCCAAAGTCTCCAAAAAGAAGCTGAAAGAAGAGAAACGaaacaagagtaaaaagaaataaatagtgaTCTTTAACAAAACTTTGTATTCTTCGCTTGACTCTActacctctttttctttactttttactgtgtggggggcggggggctggAACATGGAGGTCGGACAGCACtctgaagttggttctctcctaacTGTAGCtgggtcccagagactgaactgagCTCGTCCAAGTAGAGAAACAAGTGCTTCACCTGTTCAGCCATCTCTGGTGCAAAGATGGGGCCTTGCAtttgtagcccaagttggcctcaggCTCATAAGCCTCCTGGCTAGGCTGCAACTATGGATATGCACCAACACTCTGCTAACCCAGTGCTTCgaggctgcttttttttcttcagttttttgagacagggtttctctgtagctttggagccagtcctgaaactagctcttatagaccaggctggctttgaactcacagagctccgcctgcctctggttccCGCCCAGTGAGGCTGCTTTCTTGGATAGAAAAAGGAGCACTGTGAAGCTGGATCTTGCCTGTGGTTGAGTAGCTGGAGGCCTTGGAGCACACTTCTTCCTCTGGCCTGTTCTTGCTGTCCTAATTTACCCCAAAAAACTGGTTTTGAATCTGCCTCTGGGTCCCTTGGGGTATATATTTGGCTCCCATGGTGCCATGATGCGGAGGAGGAACCATTTCTAGGCATTCTCTCTCTGGGACCAGAACGTTCCTTGTATCCTTGAATATGGCAAAGATAATAAAGATCTTACAAGGACTGAGAAtaaggctcagttggtagaatgcaaAAAACCCTGAGATCAATCCGCAGCACCAATAAAacaggtgcatgcctgtaatcccagagaggcaagaggaccagatgttcaaagtcatcctcagctacatagggagtttgaggcctacatgagaccctaatttttgtttttaaaatatttatttattatgtatataatattctgtctgtgtggatgcctgcaggccagaagagggcaccagatctcattacagagatttgtgagccaccatgtggttgctgggaattgaactcaggacctttggaagagcaggcaatgctcttaacctctgagccatctctccagcccttgtttttgtttttaaaggatcttataaattcttttgaaagaataatttgttagggctggagagatggctcagcagttaaccgcactggttgctctcccagaggacccaggttcaattcccagcacccacatgacagctcacaactgtctgtaactcagttccaggggatccgacaaccttcgcacagatacacatgcaggaaaaacactaatgcacataaaactaaaaataaatcatgaaaaaattgtattatttaaaaaagaataatttattggTTATACTGCGTGGCATAGTGGCAGTCAATGACTAGAGTACTGTCTGGAGTACTAAATTTGTAATACCAAAGCACTCGGGTTTCACAAAAAAAGTCTTGGGTTCCTTGGATCACAGGGTACGGGAGACAACGTGGGCAGCTTCGATGACATTGTAGGTGGTTGGAGGGCCTCTCTCGCCTGCCTGGGCAGGTGCGGACAGCTGGGGCAGGTTGCTCCTGTGATTTACTATGAAGAGCGGGTTGAGCTGGCTCAGCACCTCATCGCTCACGGAGATACCGTCCAGGTACTGTTTGAGCATCTCCTTCAGCTTCCCGCTGATCTCCAGCAGCTGCACGCGTCTGTGCTGCAGGCTCAGCACCTCCAGCTTCACCTTATTGTACCTTTTCCAGAAGTTCTGCATCCCTGAGTAGTCCGCCATAAcctgaggcagaggaggaaggggtgtgGTGGTCCCCTTGAGCAAATGCTGCCCAGCCCCCATGCTCTCCATCCTTTACCTTGGCCAGCTCCTCTGTGAGCTCTTCCGGGTTCTgtctctccacttcctcctgctCCATGGGAGTCAGGACTGAGGAATAGAAAGGCAggactttttcttcctctgtttcaaaTTTCCTACAGATTTCAGCAAGTTTAAGGATCTTTTCACCCTGTTGGGAAGGAAGAGGCGCGTTAGGGAAAACAAGATGGATCCCTGCTTGAGTCCAGGAAAGCGGCTCCAGCAGCAGGAAGCCCATCTTGCCAAGCTCTCTCCCAGCAGTTAACATCCTCACACGGCACAGCT is a window from the Microtus ochrogaster isolate Prairie Vole_2 chromosome 15, MicOch1.0, whole genome shotgun sequence genome containing:
- the Fkbp11 gene encoding peptidyl-prolyl cis-trans isomerase FKBP11 isoform X2 gives rise to the protein MRTACPGAPVPQPGLVMSLRPLLWPLQLLLLLLLNGSVCRAEAGPETESPVRTLQVETLGSLVDGRIIDTSLSRDPLVIELGQKQVIPGLEQSLLDMCVGEKRRAVIPSHLAYGKRGYPPTIPADAVVQFDVELIALFPANYWQKLLKRFLPLVGIAMVPALLGLIGYHLYRKASRPKVSKKKLKEEKRNKSKKK
- the Fkbp11 gene encoding peptidyl-prolyl cis-trans isomerase FKBP11 isoform X1, with the translated sequence MRTACPGAPVPQPGLVMSLRPLLWPLQLLLLLLLNGSVCRAEAGPETESPVRTLQVETLVQPPESCTESAAFGDTLHIHYTGSLVDGRIIDTSLSRDPLVIELGQKQVIPGLEQSLLDMCVGEKRRAVIPSHLAYGKRGYPPTIPADAVVQFDVELIALFPANYWQKLLKRFLPLVGIAMVPALLGLIGYHLYRKASRPKVSKKKLKEEKRNKSKKK